A genomic window from Desulfurellaceae bacterium includes:
- a CDS encoding glutathione S-transferase family protein: MLSIYYHPLSTFARRVRIVLIEKGLETNVELVEVDMTAGAHKQQPYVLLNPYGRVPSLQEDDGFVLYESSAILEYLEALHPTPPLVPADARGRARVVQHMKLCDLQLTRQTGTIIFPKRFLPQERWNTDAMARAKREIESHLDILDTQLHDTDYVVGNSYSLVEVCYTPFVEFLPLMEITPPPHVAAWTARILARPSAQATKPAR; this comes from the coding sequence ATGCTCAGCATCTACTACCATCCGCTGTCAACCTTTGCCCGCCGGGTCCGTATTGTGCTGATTGAAAAGGGCCTGGAGACGAACGTCGAGCTGGTCGAAGTCGATATGACGGCCGGCGCCCACAAACAGCAGCCCTACGTGTTGCTCAACCCCTACGGCCGGGTGCCGAGCCTGCAAGAAGACGACGGTTTTGTCCTGTACGAGTCAAGCGCCATTCTGGAATACCTCGAAGCCCTCCACCCCACGCCGCCCCTCGTACCGGCCGACGCGCGTGGCCGCGCCCGCGTTGTCCAGCACATGAAACTGTGCGACCTCCAGCTCACCCGACAGACTGGGACGATCATCTTCCCCAAGCGTTTCCTGCCCCAGGAGCGCTGGAACACAGACGCCATGGCCCGGGCCAAACGGGAGATTGAGAGTCACCTGGACATTCTCGACACGCAGCTGCACGACACCGACTATGTGGTCGGCAACAGCTACAGCCTGGTCGAGGTGTGTTACACCCCGTTTGTCGAATTCCTGCCCCTGATGGAGATCACGCCGCCGCCCCACGTCGCGGCCTGGACCGCCCGGATACTCGCCCGGCCCAGCGCCCAGGCGACCAAACCGGCCCGCTAG
- a CDS encoding nuclear transport factor 2 family protein → MTDASMLHELFERDRIRDIVHRYCWAVDRGTLEEVMALFDDECDLLLIPGSRRAGREAVERWYGRYMSHRLECLRHLIHNQVITLDKDRATSKSYFDAVGDLRGESIVVGGFYEDTLRKVDDRWKFSEKIIRVDFMGPLSQGWGGEKIKTKPWWYD, encoded by the coding sequence ATGACAGACGCGAGCATGCTGCACGAACTCTTTGAGCGCGACCGGATTCGAGACATCGTCCACCGCTACTGCTGGGCGGTCGATAGAGGCACGCTGGAAGAAGTCATGGCCCTGTTCGATGACGAGTGTGACCTGTTGCTCATCCCGGGCAGCAGACGCGCCGGCCGTGAAGCCGTCGAGCGCTGGTACGGCCGCTATATGAGTCACCGGCTGGAGTGCCTGCGCCACCTGATCCACAACCAGGTCATTACGCTCGACAAGGACCGGGCGACGTCCAAGAGCTATTTTGATGCGGTCGGCGATCTGCGGGGCGAATCCATTGTGGTCGGCGGTTTTTATGAGGATACGCTGCGTAAGGTCGACGACCGGTGGAAGTTCAGCGAAAAAATTATCCGGGTCGATTTCATGGGCCCCCTGAGCCAGGGCTGGGGCGGCGAAAAGATCAAAACCAAACCGTGGTGGTACGACTGA
- a CDS encoding acyl-CoA dehydrogenase family protein produces MNTTDPQTFLEAVRGLAPQIQARIAQMEADRCLPVELAQIMAELGIFRLMIPRSLGGLEMDLLPALHVFEEISQIDGSTGWCAMIGATGGTTSAFLSEEVAREIYASDPKVITAGAIAPYGQAQPTNGGYRVTGRWPFNSGCQHSQWLMGTSVIVDNGQPRKAPNGYPETRMMIFPAAEVEILDTWSVSGLRGSGSHDIAVQDVFVPDERAVAYGVGTRHQSGPLYTFPIFGLLAVSVASVATGMARGAITNFVELAKTKHLTGSSRLLSQRAVIQTQVAQAEATLRAGRAFMFQTVQDVWDRVVAGHKIGQRDRALLRLSACHATSASAQAIDLMYQAAGTAAIWDTSPLQRHFRDVHVLSQHAVIAPPISEVAGKILLGVETTFPML; encoded by the coding sequence ATGAACACTACAGATCCCCAGACCTTTCTTGAGGCCGTTCGTGGTCTCGCCCCCCAGATTCAGGCCCGGATCGCCCAGATGGAGGCCGACCGCTGCCTGCCGGTCGAGCTTGCCCAGATCATGGCTGAACTCGGCATCTTTCGCCTGATGATTCCCAGGAGTCTGGGCGGGCTGGAAATGGACCTCCTGCCGGCCCTGCACGTGTTTGAAGAAATTTCCCAGATAGACGGCTCGACCGGCTGGTGCGCGATGATCGGCGCCACCGGCGGCACGACGAGTGCCTTTCTGAGCGAAGAGGTGGCACGGGAGATCTACGCCAGCGACCCCAAGGTCATCACCGCCGGCGCCATTGCCCCCTACGGCCAGGCCCAGCCCACGAACGGCGGCTACCGGGTGACCGGCCGCTGGCCGTTCAACAGCGGCTGCCAGCACAGCCAGTGGCTGATGGGCACTAGCGTGATTGTTGACAACGGCCAGCCGCGTAAGGCGCCAAACGGCTACCCGGAAACGCGGATGATGATTTTTCCGGCGGCCGAGGTCGAGATTCTCGACACCTGGTCGGTGTCTGGTCTGCGCGGCAGCGGCAGCCACGACATTGCGGTCCAGGACGTGTTCGTGCCCGATGAGCGGGCCGTGGCGTATGGGGTTGGCACCCGCCACCAATCCGGCCCGCTGTACACCTTTCCCATTTTTGGCCTGCTGGCCGTCAGCGTGGCCAGCGTGGCTACCGGGATGGCCCGCGGCGCCATCACAAACTTTGTCGAACTGGCAAAAACCAAGCATCTGACCGGCAGCAGCCGTCTGCTGAGCCAGCGCGCCGTGATCCAGACCCAGGTCGCCCAGGCCGAGGCAACCCTGCGGGCCGGCCGGGCATTCATGTTCCAGACGGTCCAGGACGTGTGGGACAGGGTGGTGGCCGGCCACAAGATCGGTCAGCGCGACAGAGCCCTGCTACGCCTGTCAGCCTGCCACGCCACCAGCGCCTCGGCCCAGGCTATCGACCTGATGTACCAGGCGGCCGGGACCGCAGCCATCTGGGACACCAGCCCGCTGCAGCGCCACTTCCGCGACGTGCACGTCCTCAGCCAGCACGCCGTTATTGCCCCACCGATTTCAGAGGTAGCGGGAAAAATCCTGCTGGGGGTCGAAACGACATTTCCGATGTTGTAA
- a CDS encoding DUF2332 domain-containing protein — protein MAPPRSDIDRVRRYFHNFAEYQAPENGSPLYQVLSRGVLNDPDMLRFAASCPPSQLSANLLFAAVHELLLSGVQHPLRAYYPDVLADENPARTPGPETYALFQDFVWSRQEHIRSVLETRLVQTNVVRRTTCLLPLFAEVARRAADLPLALIEIGTSAGLNLHWDRYYHRYALPSGVSHSWGDVGSPVHLTTQVRGDTPLPAMPPAMRVAWRRGIDLNPIDVNDVAAMRWIRALIFPEHIERHQTLEAAARVARAHPVPVLKGDALERLPALLEEVPPASQLCVYATMVLNQFSADGRQALRDLLSACSQDRPVALLTMEGVREGWGRLYLTDFVDGRIGRRHRADCHAHGRWLAWQAAADE, from the coding sequence ATGGCTCCTCCACGCAGTGATATCGACCGGGTGCGGCGCTACTTCCACAACTTCGCCGAGTACCAGGCGCCGGAAAACGGCTCGCCCCTGTATCAGGTTCTGTCGCGCGGCGTGCTGAACGACCCGGACATGCTGCGCTTTGCCGCCTCCTGCCCGCCGTCCCAACTCTCGGCCAACCTGTTGTTTGCCGCAGTCCACGAGCTGCTGCTGAGCGGGGTGCAGCATCCGCTGCGCGCCTATTACCCCGATGTGCTGGCCGACGAAAATCCGGCGCGTACGCCCGGCCCCGAGACCTACGCGCTGTTCCAGGATTTTGTCTGGAGCCGGCAGGAGCACATCCGGTCGGTGCTTGAAACACGCTTGGTCCAGACCAATGTCGTGCGGCGGACGACCTGTCTGCTGCCGCTGTTCGCCGAGGTGGCCCGGCGTGCCGCCGACCTGCCGCTGGCCCTGATTGAAATCGGCACCAGCGCCGGCCTGAATCTGCACTGGGACCGCTATTATCACCGCTACGCTCTCCCCTCGGGCGTGTCCCACAGCTGGGGAGATGTCGGCTCGCCGGTCCACCTGACGACCCAGGTCCGGGGTGATACTCCTCTGCCCGCCATGCCCCCGGCCATGCGGGTGGCGTGGCGTCGGGGCATCGACCTCAATCCGATTGACGTGAACGACGTTGCCGCCATGCGCTGGATACGCGCCCTGATTTTTCCCGAGCATATCGAGCGACACCAAACGCTTGAGGCTGCGGCCCGGGTGGCCCGAGCCCATCCGGTTCCGGTTCTCAAGGGCGACGCGCTTGAGCGGCTGCCGGCCCTGCTCGAAGAAGTGCCACCGGCCAGCCAGCTGTGTGTGTACGCGACCATGGTGCTGAACCAGTTCTCGGCCGACGGGCGTCAGGCGCTGCGAGATTTGCTCAGCGCCTGCTCACAGGATCGTCCGGTCGCCTTGCTGACCATGGAGGGGGTACGAGAGGGCTGGGGGCGTCTGTATCTGACGGATTTTGTGGACGGCCGGATCGGCCGGCGACACCGGGCTGACTGCCACGCCCACGGCCGGTGGTTGGCGTGGCAAGCGGCTGCTGACGAGTGA
- the argC gene encoding N-acetyl-gamma-glutamyl-phosphate reductase, whose translation MRPKVYIDGHVGTTGLRIREWLANRCDLEIISPAEDRRKSEAARRECLLAADIAVLCLPNEASQQAADWVKDSPTRLIDASTAHRVADGWVYGLPELQPEQRDAIRTAKRVANPGCYASAFVLLVRPLIDAGVLTSQAGLSIHALSGYSGGGRALIDKWEDPQLGLGGLPYEAPYALTSRHKHIPEMVCYAGLDHDPQFVPAVGPFRCGMRVEVPLHASLLPPGTTGEAVWEVFQQRYQHEPFVRLVPPGGILEERSLNPQACNDTNRLELHVLPHPSGHILLVATLDNLGKGACGVAIQNLNLMLGVAETTGLPV comes from the coding sequence ATGCGTCCAAAGGTCTACATTGACGGGCATGTCGGCACGACCGGCCTGCGTATCAGGGAGTGGCTGGCGAACCGCTGCGACCTCGAAATCATCAGCCCGGCCGAGGACCGCCGCAAGAGCGAGGCTGCGCGTCGGGAGTGTCTGCTGGCTGCGGACATCGCGGTGCTGTGTCTGCCCAACGAGGCGTCTCAACAGGCGGCCGACTGGGTCAAAGACAGCCCGACCCGTCTGATTGACGCCAGCACCGCGCACCGGGTGGCAGACGGCTGGGTCTACGGCTTGCCCGAGCTGCAACCGGAACAGCGGGACGCCATCCGGACCGCCAAGCGGGTCGCCAACCCCGGCTGTTACGCCTCGGCCTTCGTGCTACTGGTCCGGCCGCTGATTGACGCCGGCGTGCTGACATCCCAGGCCGGGCTGTCCATCCATGCCCTGTCCGGCTATTCGGGCGGCGGCCGGGCGCTGATCGACAAGTGGGAGGACCCGCAGTTGGGGCTGGGCGGGCTGCCCTACGAGGCCCCGTATGCGCTGACCAGCCGCCACAAGCATATCCCCGAGATGGTGTGTTACGCCGGACTGGACCACGACCCGCAGTTCGTGCCGGCCGTCGGTCCCTTTCGCTGTGGTATGCGGGTTGAGGTGCCGCTCCACGCCTCGCTCCTGCCGCCCGGCACGACGGGTGAGGCGGTGTGGGAGGTCTTTCAGCAGCGCTACCAACATGAACCCTTCGTCAGGCTCGTACCCCCGGGGGGAATCCTTGAGGAGCGCAGCCTCAACCCCCAGGCGTGTAATGACACCAACCGGCTGGAACTCCACGTGTTGCCGCATCCCTCGGGCCATATCCTGCTGGTGGCAACCCTGGATAATCTGGGCAAAGGGGCGTGCGGCGTAGCCATTCAGAACTTGAATCTGATGCTCGGCGTGGCCGAGACAACCGGCCTGCCGGTGTAG
- a CDS encoding LLM class F420-dependent oxidoreductase, protein MKLGMMMFSTDYSMRPDDFARAVEERGFESVWFPEHTHIPASRKSPWPIGGELPKEYWHAHDLFVALMAAAAVTTRVKLGSGICLVIEHDPIKLAKQVASVDRLSQGRLILGIGGGWNAEEMENHGTPFDRRWKVLREKIEAMKVIWTEEEAEYHGEFVNFDPIWCHPKPVQKPYPPIVLGTHTSSGMNRVVRYCDGWIPIGLVMKDLAASLSDLRDRARQAGRDPHELSVTIFSAPGKEELLRQYEDLGVERVVFGARPQTADKVLPQLDRYAEFVPKFS, encoded by the coding sequence ATGAAACTCGGCATGATGATGTTTTCTACCGACTATTCGATGCGGCCCGACGACTTTGCCCGCGCCGTCGAGGAGCGCGGCTTTGAGTCGGTCTGGTTCCCCGAACACACCCACATCCCGGCCAGCCGTAAGAGCCCGTGGCCGATCGGCGGCGAGCTGCCCAAGGAGTACTGGCACGCCCATGATCTGTTTGTGGCGCTGATGGCGGCGGCTGCGGTCACCACCCGCGTCAAGCTCGGCAGCGGCATCTGCCTGGTCATCGAGCACGACCCGATCAAGCTGGCCAAACAGGTCGCCTCGGTTGACCGGCTGTCCCAGGGCCGGCTGATCCTGGGTATCGGCGGCGGCTGGAACGCGGAGGAGATGGAAAACCACGGCACGCCGTTTGACCGACGCTGGAAGGTGCTGCGCGAGAAGATCGAGGCAATGAAAGTCATCTGGACCGAAGAAGAGGCCGAGTATCACGGCGAGTTCGTGAACTTCGACCCGATTTGGTGTCATCCCAAGCCGGTCCAGAAGCCGTATCCGCCGATTGTTCTGGGCACGCATACCTCAAGCGGCATGAACCGGGTGGTGCGCTACTGCGACGGCTGGATTCCGATCGGTCTGGTGATGAAGGACTTGGCCGCCAGCCTCAGCGACCTGCGCGACCGCGCCCGGCAGGCCGGCCGCGATCCCCACGAGTTGTCGGTGACCATCTTCAGCGCGCCGGGCAAGGAAGAGCTGCTGCGCCAGTATGAAGACCTGGGCGTGGAGCGGGTGGTGTTTGGCGCCCGTCCGCAAACCGCAGACAAGGTCCTGCCGCAGCTGGACCGCTATGCTGAGTTTGTGCCGAAATTTTCCTAG
- a CDS encoding LLM class F420-dependent oxidoreductase, whose amino-acid sequence MKMGVAMFATDYAVPPDQFAKECEERGFESVWYPEHTHIPASRKSPWPLGGELPRDYWHTHDLFVALMAAAAVTKTIKVGSGICLVIEHDPIKLAKEVASVDMLSNGRLLFGIGGGWNAEEMENHGTPFNRRWRVLREKIEAMKVIWTEENAEYHGEFVDFDPIWCHPKPVQKPHPPILLGTHTSSGLNRVVNYCDGWIPVGGGLKDVKEMTADLRGRAEQAGRSPDELSITMFMASDDEAQLGQFQELGVERVVFGTPSEGADKVLPLLDRYAASVPKFA is encoded by the coding sequence ATGAAAATGGGAGTTGCAATGTTTGCCACGGATTATGCCGTACCGCCGGACCAGTTCGCCAAGGAGTGCGAAGAGCGTGGCTTTGAGTCGGTGTGGTATCCCGAACACACCCACATTCCGGCCAGCCGCAAGAGCCCCTGGCCCTTGGGCGGCGAGTTGCCGCGCGATTACTGGCATACCCACGATCTGTTCGTGGCGCTCATGGCGGCGGCTGCGGTGACCAAGACGATCAAGGTCGGCAGCGGCATCTGTCTGGTCATCGAGCACGATCCGATCAAGCTGGCCAAGGAGGTCGCCTCGGTTGACATGCTGTCGAACGGACGCCTGCTGTTCGGTATCGGCGGCGGCTGGAACGCCGAAGAGATGGAAAACCACGGCACGCCGTTCAACCGCCGCTGGAGAGTACTGCGCGAGAAGATTGAGGCGATGAAGGTCATCTGGACCGAGGAAAACGCCGAGTATCACGGCGAGTTTGTGGACTTCGACCCGATCTGGTGTCATCCCAAGCCGGTCCAGAAACCCCATCCGCCGATCCTGCTGGGCACCCACACTTCGAGCGGCCTCAACCGGGTGGTCAATTACTGTGACGGCTGGATCCCGGTCGGCGGCGGGCTCAAGGATGTCAAGGAAATGACGGCCGATCTGCGCGGCCGGGCGGAACAGGCCGGCCGCTCACCGGACGAGCTGTCGATCACCATGTTCATGGCCAGCGATGATGAGGCCCAGCTCGGTCAGTTCCAGGAGCTGGGCGTCGAGCGGGTGGTGTTTGGCACGCCGTCCGAGGGCGCCGATAAGGTCCTGCCGCTGCTCGACCGCTACGCCGCCTCAGTCCCCAAGTTCGCCTAG
- the msrB gene encoding peptide-methionine (R)-S-oxide reductase MsrB, which yields MARKVEKTDAEWKEILNPAQFAVCRGKGTEPAFSGKYAHSKDPGVYQCSCCGADLFDSETKYESGTGWPSFWQPLEAENVETEEDRSWGMVRTEVTCSSCGAHLGHVFEDGPEPTGLRYCMNSVSLNLVPKDGKD from the coding sequence ATGGCACGAAAAGTTGAAAAAACAGACGCAGAGTGGAAAGAGATTTTGAATCCAGCCCAGTTTGCGGTGTGTCGGGGCAAAGGCACCGAACCGGCCTTCAGCGGCAAATACGCCCACTCCAAGGACCCCGGCGTCTACCAGTGTTCGTGCTGCGGGGCAGACCTGTTCGACTCTGAGACCAAGTACGAGTCGGGCACGGGCTGGCCGAGCTTCTGGCAGCCGCTCGAGGCCGAAAATGTGGAAACCGAGGAAGATCGGAGCTGGGGCATGGTCCGCACCGAAGTCACGTGCAGTTCCTGCGGCGCCCATCTGGGCCACGTCTTTGAAGACGGCCCGGAGCCGACCGGTCTGCGCTACTGCATGAATTCGGTGTCGCTGAATCTGGTGCCTAAGGACGGCAAAGACTAG